One genomic segment of Syngnathus acus chromosome 1, fSynAcu1.2, whole genome shotgun sequence includes these proteins:
- the LOC119128302 gene encoding multidrug and toxin extrusion protein 1-like, with the protein MTFREILKRVAEILIVFIFLHLSAAVAGVCGGVIRGVGKQKVGAVCNLVGHYFIGFPIGLALTFAAKLNILGLWIGLTVCVFMQATFLLVYLYKLDWSKAAEKAKIRAGVQVPYDDTVKTEDCKFESNTNQDPVTSPTSRCESASEGQQIPDQHKTATTVVGNVLTVKQLLLKRGLILLIFVAILAAGIIASHFLVKLLK; encoded by the exons ATGACCTTCAGAGAAATTTTGAAACGGGTTGCTGAAATCTTGattgttttcatcttcttGCATCTTTCTGCCGCTGTTgcg GGTGTGTGCGGAGGTGTCATCCGAGGAGTTGGGAAACAAAAGGTTGGTGCTGTTTGTAACCTGGTGGGACACTACTTCATTGGCTTTCCCATTGGCTTGGCCTTAACCTTTGCGGCAAAATTGAACATCCTAG GGCTTTGGATAGGTCTTACTGTCTGTGTCTTCATGCAGGCTACTTTCTTACTCGTATATCTATACAAACTAGATTGGAGTAAGGCTGCTGAAAAG GCTAAAATTAGAGCCGGGGTCCAGGTCCCCTATGACGACACGGTCAAGACAGAAGATTGCAAGTTCG AGTCAAACACCAACCAGGACCCAGTTACTTCCCCTACATCCAGGTGTGAGAGCGCTTCAGAGGGCCAACAGATTCCAGATCAACATAAAACTGCAACTACCGTAGTCGGCAATGTTCTCACAGTAAAACAGCTGCTTTTGAAGCGTGGCTTGATTTTACTTATCTTTGTTGCCATCTTAGCGGCCGGAATTATCGCCAGTCACTTCCTTGTCAAACTGCTGAAATGA
- the LOC119121995 gene encoding multidrug and toxin extrusion protein 1-like — protein MDIKLKRIHKTRGFYAVNEPASKDSCLRRIGRCIPLNYRTELIQLLKLAGPVIISQMMIFTISVVSMVFCGHLGKVELAAVSLSIAVFNVAGLSIGVGLSLTCDTLISQTYGSGNLKRVGVILQRGILILLLACFPCWAVLINTEPILIVAKQSREVASLSQLYVKISMPALPAALMYQLQGRYLQNQGIIWPQVITGAIGNILNAVINYVFLHVLHLGVAGSAAANSISQYVLAVVLFIYINWKGLHKATWGGWSVDCLQEWGPFIKLAIPSMLMVCLESWLFEVGGFIAGTISEIELGAQSVTYTVTAAAYMLPLGISAAVSVRVGNALGAGNIEQARLSTKASIICAFIVAFCVGLTITLAKSVIGYIFTSDLDILKRVAETLMVFVFLHLSAAVAGVCGGVIRGVGKQKVGALCNLVGHYFIGFPIGLALTFAAKLNILGLWIGLTVSVFMQATFFLVYLYKLDWSKAAEKAKIRAGVQVPHDDTVETEDCEIYTNPDPVTSPTSRCESASEGQQIPDQHETATTIVGNVLTVKQLLLRRGLILLIFVAILAAGIIANHFLVKLLK, from the exons ATGGACATCAAGTTGAAGAGGATCCATAAGACCAGGGGATTTTACGCCGTCAACGAACCGGCTTCCAAGGACTCCTGTCTGAGACGCATTGGCAGATGCATTCCGCTCAATTACCGCACTGAACTCATTCAGCTCCTCAAACTCGCGGGACCAGTG ATCATTTCCCAGATGATGATCTTCACGATCAGCGTCGTCAGCATGGTGTTCTGTGGTCATTTGGGAAAAGTAGAACTTGCAGCTGTATCATTATCAATTGCA GTGTTTAATGTGGCCGGTTTATCCATTGGAGTCGGGCTATCCTTAACTTGTGATACCCTCATATCTCAG ACCTATGGGAGCGGAAACCTGAAGCGTGTGGGGGTGATCCTTCAGAGGGGGATTCTGATTCTACTGCTGGCTTGTTTCCCCTGCTGGGCTGTTCTCATCAACACTGAACCTATTCTAATCGTAGCCAAACAGAGCCGAGAGGTTGCCAG TCTGTCACAACTTTATGTGAAGATCTCCATGCCTGCTCTGCCG GCGGCACTTATGTACCAGCTGCAAGGGAGATATCTTCAAAACCAG ggAATCATTTGGCCACAGGTCATAACCGGTGCAATTGGGAACATTTTAAATGCAGTCATCAACTATGTTTTCCTACATGTTCTGCATTTGGGAGTTgc TGGTTCCGCTGCCGCCAATTCAATCTCACAGTACGTGTTGGCTGTggtcttatttatttacattaattGGAAGGGGTTGCACAAGGCCACGTGGGGAG GCTGGTCTGTCGACTGTTTACAAGAGTGGGGACCCTTTATTAAGCTGGCCATCCCGAGCATGCTCATGGTTTGTCTGGAATCGTGGCTATTTGAAGTAGGAGGATTCATTGCTGGTACAATTAGTGAAATAGAGCTGGGAGCCCAGTCCGTTACATATACGGTCACAGCTGCAGCTTACATG TTACCACTTGGAATTTCCGCAGCTGTTAGTGTTCGAGTAGGGAATGCGCTTGGTGCAGGAAACATTGAGCAAGCCAGACTGTCAACCAAAGCTTCCATCATCTGTGCAT TTATCGTGGCCTTTTGTGTTGGTCTTACCATCACCCTTGCCAAAAGTGTCATTGGCTACATTTTCACCTCAGACCT AGACATTTTGAAACGGGTTGCTGAAACCTTGATGGTTTTCGTCTTCTTGCATCTTTCTGCCGCTGTTgcg GGTGTGTGCGGAGGTGTCATCCGAGGAGTTGGGAAACAAAAGGTTGGTGCTCTTTGTAACCTGGTGGGACACTACTTCATTGGCTTTCCCATTGGCTTGGCCTTAACCTTTGCGGCAAAATTGAACATCCTAG GGCTTTGGATAGGTCTTACTGTCTCTGTCTTCATGCAGGCTACTTTCTTCCTCGTATATCTATACAAACTAGATTGGAGTAAGGCTGCTGAAAAG GCTAAAATTAGAGCCGGGGTCCAGGTCCCCCATGACGACACGGTCGAGACAGAAGATTGCG AGATTTACACCAACCCGGACCCAGTTACTTCCCCTACATCCAGGTGTGAGAGCGCTTCAGAGGGCCAACAGATTCCAGATCAACATGAAACTGCAACTACCATAGTCGGCAATGTTCTCACAGTAAAACAGCTGCTTTTGAGGCGTGGCTTGATTTTACTTATCTTTGTTGCCATCTTAGCGGCCGGAATTATCGCCAATCACTTCCTTGTCAAACTGCTGAAATGA